A portion of the Marinobacter alexandrii genome contains these proteins:
- a CDS encoding DUF4255 domain-containing protein produces MIHPALEYICTELSNYIKVKTEDETGSEKKVTLANLVKQDGSIDHLPEDKILCSLINVEEEKITNHQAFKYVESENGYVKRNADINLNLYILFVNHFKHYVEALKSLTHIVSFFQQERVFTPGLIQGSVTIQARLIFELHTPSFEQINQLWGALGAKYAPSLIYKMKMITITSDHDLEQVGIIGEDKILVGSRNASPYGSQASLDDLKEGMIQETLDRETEEIK; encoded by the coding sequence ATGATTCACCCAGCTCTTGAATACATATGTACTGAACTTTCTAATTACATCAAGGTAAAAACCGAAGATGAAACTGGTAGTGAGAAAAAAGTCACTCTTGCGAACCTAGTAAAACAGGATGGCAGTATTGATCATTTGCCGGAGGATAAAATTCTATGTTCCTTGATAAATGTAGAGGAGGAGAAGATTACCAATCATCAGGCATTTAAGTATGTGGAAAGTGAGAATGGATATGTAAAGCGTAACGCTGATATAAATCTTAACCTCTACATACTCTTTGTTAATCATTTCAAACACTATGTAGAAGCACTTAAATCACTAACACATATTGTTAGTTTTTTTCAACAAGAAAGGGTTTTTACACCAGGCCTTATTCAAGGATCAGTGACGATACAAGCCAGACTAATTTTTGAATTACATACACCGAGTTTCGAGCAAATCAATCAACTGTGGGGAGCTCTGGGTGCTAAGTATGCCCCTTCCCTGATATACAAGATGAAGATGATCACCATTACCTCTGATCATGATCTGGAGCAAGTGGGTATCATAGGTGAAGACAAGATTTTGGTTGGATCGCGAAATGCATCCCCCTATGGATCACAAGCTTCTTTGGATGATTTAAAAGAAGGAATGATTCAGGAGACTTTGGATAGGGAAACTGAAGAAATTAAGTAA
- a CDS encoding glycoside hydrolase family 3 C-terminal domain-containing protein, translating to MKKYSYIDTVQIFTLTLILGLTISCTTAERYTYDFENPELTALERSQSLVAEMTLSEKVSQMKYDAPAIPRLDVPQYNWWNECLHGVGRAGEATVFPQAIGMGATWDRELMMKIGEAISDEARAKHHRFISENKRGIYQGLTFWTPNINIFRDPRWGRGQETYGEDPFLTSRMAVNFINGLQGNDENYLKVVATAKHFAVHSGPEKSRHEDNYQTSNKDLYETYLPAFEATIKEANVQSIMCAYNRYRDEACCGSNLLLDSILRKNWKFKGYVVSDCWAINDFYIPERHGVSNSPEEASALAVKQGTDLNCGSTFDPNLSEAVLAEMIDEGEVDKALVRLMTARFKLGMFDDPSLVTYSKIPYDVVRSSKHAALSLKAARESIVLLKNDENMLPLSKDLQTIAVIGPNADTRQALLGNYHGTSTNNITPLMGIQNKLPNANILYEKGSYIADGWPLLTPIPNENLQSEGNTGLKGKYYANSNCGGEPSMERIDEEVNFTWVERPMAQVKSDTFSVRWEGQLIAPKSGEYRLGLRACNVGKMYLNGEQVIEFKDDHQPSMKYYDIILEKDKPIDIQIDYSNFHTDPQIQLLWAKLGEDLLSPALKAVKQSDVAILFLGLSPDIEGEEMPVVLEGFDKGDRSDIQLSKTQRQLLKAVVETGKPVIVVLMNGSALAVNYAAEKIPSIVEAWYPGEFGGNAIADILFGDYNPSGKLPVTYYKSVADLPDFKSYDMTNRTYKYFREEPLFPFGHGLSYTNFTYANLEIPSILENGNPLQVRVEVSNIGEVAGEEVIQVYSKYEELYDSPNQTLVAFQRVKLAPGETKKVIIEVREKELQIFNADGNPSSNPKKMIISVGGKQPGFSGIRDAKSTQVLMKEISIK from the coding sequence ATGAAAAAGTATTCATACATTGATACAGTACAGATTTTTACCTTGACCTTAATACTGGGTCTTACGATATCATGTACTACAGCAGAAAGGTATACTTATGACTTTGAGAACCCAGAGCTCACTGCCTTAGAAAGGTCGCAAAGTTTGGTGGCTGAAATGACTCTGAGCGAAAAAGTATCTCAAATGAAGTATGATGCACCCGCCATACCGCGTCTTGATGTGCCGCAATATAATTGGTGGAATGAATGCCTGCATGGAGTGGGTAGAGCGGGAGAGGCTACTGTTTTCCCTCAGGCTATAGGTATGGGAGCAACATGGGACAGAGAATTGATGATGAAGATTGGAGAAGCGATCTCTGATGAAGCTAGAGCAAAACACCATCGTTTTATTAGTGAAAACAAAAGAGGAATTTATCAAGGATTAACTTTTTGGACGCCCAATATCAATATTTTCCGCGATCCTAGATGGGGTAGAGGACAAGAGACATATGGAGAAGATCCTTTTCTAACGAGTAGAATGGCGGTCAATTTCATCAATGGCTTACAGGGGAATGATGAGAACTATCTAAAAGTAGTGGCTACTGCTAAGCATTTTGCAGTGCATTCAGGACCAGAAAAATCCAGACACGAGGATAATTATCAAACCTCTAATAAAGACTTATACGAAACGTACTTACCAGCTTTTGAGGCAACAATTAAAGAAGCAAATGTGCAGTCCATCATGTGCGCATATAATCGTTATCGAGACGAGGCATGCTGTGGAAGTAATTTGTTATTGGATTCAATTCTTAGAAAAAATTGGAAATTTAAGGGTTACGTGGTTTCAGACTGCTGGGCAATCAATGACTTCTATATACCTGAAAGACACGGAGTTTCTAATAGTCCTGAAGAAGCTTCTGCACTGGCAGTGAAGCAGGGGACAGATTTGAATTGTGGAAGCACATTTGATCCCAACCTATCGGAGGCGGTACTTGCAGAGATGATTGATGAAGGAGAAGTCGATAAAGCGTTAGTTCGATTGATGACAGCCAGGTTTAAGCTTGGAATGTTTGATGATCCTTCGTTAGTGACATATTCGAAAATTCCGTATGACGTAGTACGAAGTAGTAAACATGCTGCTCTCTCCTTAAAAGCAGCTAGAGAATCCATTGTATTACTTAAAAATGATGAGAACATGCTGCCTCTGAGTAAAGACTTGCAAACAATTGCGGTTATTGGACCTAATGCCGATACGCGCCAGGCATTGTTAGGAAACTATCATGGGACCTCTACGAACAATATCACTCCATTGATGGGTATTCAGAATAAGCTTCCAAATGCAAATATTTTGTATGAGAAAGGATCTTATATCGCCGATGGATGGCCACTTCTAACGCCTATACCAAACGAAAACTTACAATCAGAAGGTAACACAGGATTGAAGGGAAAATACTACGCCAACAGCAACTGTGGAGGTGAGCCGTCTATGGAAAGAATAGATGAAGAAGTGAATTTTACTTGGGTAGAGAGACCAATGGCTCAGGTCAAGTCAGACACGTTTTCTGTTCGATGGGAAGGGCAACTGATAGCTCCGAAAAGTGGCGAATATCGCTTAGGTCTTAGGGCATGTAATGTGGGTAAGATGTATCTCAATGGCGAACAGGTGATTGAGTTTAAAGACGATCATCAACCGTCTATGAAATACTATGATATCATCCTAGAAAAAGATAAGCCTATTGATATACAAATAGACTATTCCAATTTTCATACAGATCCACAAATACAATTATTATGGGCCAAGTTGGGAGAAGATTTGCTATCACCTGCTTTGAAGGCGGTGAAACAGTCAGATGTAGCAATCCTGTTTTTAGGACTCAGTCCTGACATAGAGGGTGAAGAAATGCCAGTTGTATTAGAAGGATTTGATAAAGGAGACCGGTCTGATATTCAATTGTCCAAGACTCAACGTCAGCTTTTAAAAGCGGTAGTGGAAACAGGTAAGCCTGTGATTGTGGTATTAATGAATGGTAGCGCACTTGCCGTGAACTATGCAGCTGAAAAAATCCCGTCCATTGTTGAGGCATGGTATCCAGGAGAGTTTGGAGGAAATGCAATAGCAGATATACTCTTTGGAGACTATAATCCATCAGGAAAACTTCCGGTTACTTATTACAAATCAGTAGCGGATCTCCCTGATTTCAAGTCTTATGACATGACAAATAGGACATACAAGTACTTTAGAGAAGAACCTCTTTTTCCATTTGGACATGGACTTAGCTATACCAATTTTACTTATGCCAATTTGGAGATTCCTTCAATTTTAGAAAATGGAAACCCTTTGCAAGTGAGAGTAGAGGTATCCAATATAGGTGAAGTGGCAGGTGAAGAAGTGATTCAAGTTTATTCTAAATATGAAGAATTATATGACAGCCCAAATCAAACGTTAGTGGCTTTTCAAAGAGTGAAACTAGCGCCAGGAGAAACCAAGAAGGTAATCATAGAAGTAAGAGAAAAGGAACTACAAATCTTTAATGCAGATGGCAATCCATCATCAAATCCTAAGAAGATGATTATAAGTGTAGGAGGTAAACAACCTGGTTTTTCAGGAATCAGAGATGCTAAGAGTACCCAAGTGTTGATGAAGGAAATAAGTATAAAATAA
- a CDS encoding VOC family protein, whose amino-acid sequence MKLEKLIPNLMVEDISLTLNYYHGVLGFDTVSTWPESGEEFRKAKVKKGNVEIMFQSEESLKKEIPELRHDDPAGGLTLVIMVTDISEFYNHLYSSLDVVVTLKDTPQGMRQFTVRDVNGYYLTFAEPLENIGE is encoded by the coding sequence ATGAAACTAGAAAAACTTATCCCTAATTTGATGGTAGAGGATATTTCCCTTACCCTCAACTACTACCATGGAGTCCTTGGATTTGATACAGTGAGTACTTGGCCAGAATCGGGTGAAGAATTTAGGAAAGCCAAAGTAAAAAAGGGAAATGTAGAAATCATGTTTCAAAGTGAAGAAAGCCTCAAAAAGGAGATACCCGAATTACGTCACGATGATCCTGCTGGAGGACTGACACTAGTTATTATGGTGACTGATATTAGCGAATTCTACAATCACCTATATTCATCTTTAGATGTAGTTGTTACATTGAAAGATACACCTCAAGGCATGAGACAGTTTACAGTGAGAGATGTCAATGGCTACTACCTCACATTTGCAGAGCCACTAGAGAACATAGGTGAATAA
- a CDS encoding hemolysin family protein: protein MEAGPNYTMDGIKIGLTVIFIILNGFFVAAEFALVKLTKSKIKKMIREKQPFATTAMWLFKRQNLALSACQLGITMASLALGWIGEPAIANLITPLIHDLGINSENVVHGIAFTIAFTTITAFHIVIGEQVPKIYAIRKPVPVFLGSALLLKGFYMVLYPFMYVLNGITNVILRRLGIDESDEHDTPLSEEEIQASLSIAYAKGELTKNEHRLLNAVFKFDDTVAKQILKPRNEVEFLDVNDSFLKNLEFARASRHTRFPLCDDSLDKVLGVVHIKDIVGYNQNDTVDLKEVARSSMMVPENILLSKLLQEFRSARQHLAFVQDEYGTVLGIVTLEDLLEELVGSMQDEFDIEEPEIVEQKDGKFIVNGDVQIDDINERFKLNLSAEDADTLSGLIVEKEGHKLEKNKKIELDEGVQVEILEINGIRAVKVRIEIEKKNDNDH from the coding sequence ATGGAAGCAGGACCTAACTATACAATGGACGGAATCAAAATTGGATTGACCGTCATCTTTATTATTCTAAATGGATTTTTTGTAGCAGCGGAGTTTGCATTAGTCAAGCTTACCAAAAGTAAGATCAAGAAAATGATTAGAGAAAAGCAGCCTTTTGCTACAACTGCTATGTGGTTATTCAAGCGTCAGAATCTTGCACTCTCAGCATGTCAGCTTGGAATTACCATGGCATCACTTGCATTAGGCTGGATAGGTGAACCTGCCATTGCTAACCTGATCACCCCTCTAATACATGACCTTGGTATCAATTCGGAAAACGTTGTTCATGGAATTGCCTTTACAATCGCCTTTACTACGATCACAGCATTCCATATTGTAATTGGAGAGCAAGTCCCTAAAATCTATGCAATCAGGAAGCCTGTCCCCGTTTTTTTAGGCTCGGCATTGCTATTGAAAGGATTCTATATGGTGCTATATCCATTTATGTATGTTCTAAATGGCATCACGAATGTCATTCTCAGACGGCTTGGAATTGATGAGTCTGATGAGCATGACACCCCACTTTCCGAAGAAGAAATTCAGGCTTCTTTGAGTATAGCCTACGCCAAAGGAGAACTGACAAAAAATGAGCATCGTTTACTCAATGCAGTTTTCAAATTTGACGATACAGTGGCTAAGCAAATTCTTAAACCCAGAAACGAAGTAGAATTCCTTGATGTCAACGATTCATTTCTCAAGAACCTTGAGTTTGCACGAGCATCACGGCACACCCGCTTCCCTTTATGTGATGACTCCCTGGATAAAGTTTTGGGAGTAGTCCATATAAAAGACATTGTAGGGTATAATCAAAATGATACCGTAGATCTGAAAGAAGTAGCTAGGTCTTCCATGATGGTTCCCGAAAACATCTTGCTTAGCAAACTGCTACAGGAGTTCAGAAGTGCACGTCAGCACCTTGCTTTTGTCCAAGACGAATATGGAACAGTTTTGGGGATTGTCACACTGGAAGACTTATTGGAAGAATTGGTCGGTAGTATGCAAGATGAGTTTGATATTGAAGAGCCTGAAATTGTCGAACAAAAAGACGGTAAATTCATTGTGAATGGAGATGTCCAAATTGATGATATCAACGAGCGATTCAAACTCAACCTTAGCGCAGAAGACGCAGATACCCTATCAGGACTGATTGTGGAAAAAGAGGGTCATAAATTGGAGAAGAATAAAAAGATCGAACTAGATGAAGGAGTTCAAGTAGAAATTCTCGAAATAAATGGGATTAGAGCTGTTAAGGTTCGCATTGAAATTGAGAAAAAAAATGATAACGATCATTGA
- a CDS encoding RimK/LysX family protein, producing MQKKVIGGVDKVDLPHFNLYDIEAKIDTGANRSAIHCRDIVIIENNDSMELSFHIPLDNSKGDNVFQTQDFFEKKIRSSNGHSEKRYIIKTTVILFGRKIQTSFSLTDRTEMNYPILLGRKLLQSRFIVDVEEENLSFKAK from the coding sequence ATGCAGAAAAAAGTAATTGGCGGTGTAGATAAAGTTGATTTACCTCACTTTAACCTTTATGACATTGAAGCAAAGATTGATACAGGAGCAAATAGGTCAGCGATTCATTGTCGCGATATTGTAATTATCGAAAATAATGATTCTATGGAACTAAGCTTTCATATCCCCCTTGACAATAGTAAGGGGGATAATGTGTTTCAGACCCAAGATTTTTTTGAAAAAAAGATACGAAGCTCTAATGGACATTCAGAGAAAAGATACATCATTAAAACAACCGTAATTCTGTTTGGAAGAAAAATCCAAACATCTTTCTCTCTCACAGATAGAACTGAAATGAATTATCCAATACTGTTGGGGCGAAAACTTCTTCAGTCCCGATTCATAGTTGATGTGGAAGAGGAAAACCTCTCATTCAAAGCTAAATAA
- a CDS encoding succinylglutamate desuccinylase/aspartoacylase family protein — protein sequence MEDFKIAGQIIESGKDKQILATISRLPTRTQIDIPIVVSRSKKPGPTLLLMGGMHGDEINGVEIVRRIISQKLHKVEIGTTICIPILNVYGFLNFSRQVPDGKDVNRSFPGTRSGSLASQIAFHFRNEILPLIDFGLDFHTGGSRINNFPQIRGQMDVAENLKLAEAFGAKYIIHSPFREKSLRKEAAKRGKHILVYEAGESQRLRKNSIDEGVNGALRVMKYLGMRKEAPEPVHQSIRISSSSWLRSKAGGLYYSFVRPGEIVEKGQKVGIIAGPFGEFEKSVKSQFNGHIIAVNNNPVVNRGDALMHIGRN from the coding sequence ATGGAAGATTTTAAAATAGCTGGTCAGATTATTGAATCTGGGAAAGACAAACAAATTCTGGCCACTATCTCTCGTCTACCAACAAGAACACAAATTGATATACCCATAGTGGTTTCGCGTTCCAAAAAGCCGGGCCCAACTCTCTTGCTAATGGGAGGAATGCATGGAGATGAAATTAATGGGGTAGAGATTGTTAGGCGAATAATTAGTCAAAAACTTCATAAAGTTGAAATCGGAACGACTATATGTATCCCAATCTTAAATGTTTATGGTTTTCTCAACTTCTCCAGACAAGTACCAGACGGGAAAGATGTCAATCGCTCATTTCCTGGAACAAGAAGTGGTAGTCTGGCGAGTCAGATCGCATTCCATTTTAGGAATGAAATTCTACCGCTGATAGATTTTGGACTTGATTTTCACACCGGAGGATCACGCATCAACAACTTTCCACAGATAAGGGGTCAAATGGATGTAGCGGAAAATCTTAAGTTGGCAGAAGCCTTTGGCGCTAAATACATCATCCATTCACCTTTTCGAGAAAAATCCTTACGGAAGGAGGCTGCCAAACGAGGAAAACATATTCTTGTGTATGAAGCAGGCGAATCCCAACGCCTGAGAAAAAACTCTATCGACGAGGGTGTAAATGGGGCTTTAAGGGTCATGAAGTATTTAGGGATGAGAAAAGAAGCCCCTGAACCTGTTCACCAAAGCATTCGCATCAGTTCATCTTCATGGCTTAGGTCAAAAGCCGGAGGGTTATACTACTCTTTTGTTCGCCCAGGAGAAATAGTCGAAAAAGGACAAAAAGTAGGAATCATTGCTGGGCCTTTTGGTGAATTCGAAAAAAGTGTCAAAAGCCAGTTTAATGGACATATCATCGCTGTGAACAATAACCCTGTGGTGAATCGAGGAGATGCACTCATGCACATTGGGAGAAACTGA
- the rimK gene encoding 30S ribosomal protein S6--L-glutamate ligase, which yields MKIAVLSRNPKLYSTRRLIEAIEKRGHEAMVVDHLKCDIIMEDSGPVIYYKGDKLDNIDAVIPRIGASVTFYGTAVVRQFEMMKVFTAVESQAITRSRDKLRSLQILSRSGVRMPKTAFTNSSKEENNILKHIGQAPVVIKLLEGTQGLGVMLAETDKAAKSVVEAFDSLKTRVILQEFIKEAGGADIRVFIVNGEIVGAMKRQGKEGEFRSNLHRGGQANLIELSAKEKETALKAAESMGLAIAGVDMLQSERGPLVLEVNSSPGLEGIENATGVDIAGKIVEYIELNQNK from the coding sequence ATGAAAATCGCAGTTCTTTCCAGAAACCCTAAACTCTACTCAACCAGACGATTGATTGAAGCAATCGAAAAAAGAGGCCATGAAGCAATGGTAGTGGATCATCTAAAGTGTGACATCATAATGGAAGATTCAGGGCCTGTGATTTATTATAAAGGAGACAAACTTGATAATATAGATGCTGTTATCCCAAGAATTGGAGCTTCAGTGACCTTCTATGGAACCGCTGTAGTTAGGCAGTTTGAAATGATGAAAGTTTTCACAGCTGTTGAGTCACAAGCGATCACAAGGTCAAGAGATAAATTGAGAAGTCTTCAAATTCTGTCACGTTCGGGTGTCAGAATGCCTAAAACAGCATTTACGAATAGCAGCAAGGAGGAAAATAATATCTTGAAACATATAGGGCAAGCTCCGGTGGTTATTAAACTGCTTGAAGGAACTCAGGGCTTAGGAGTTATGCTAGCTGAGACAGATAAAGCAGCAAAATCAGTGGTAGAAGCTTTCGATAGCCTCAAGACACGGGTTATTTTACAAGAATTCATCAAAGAGGCAGGTGGTGCTGATATACGTGTATTTATTGTAAATGGCGAAATCGTAGGAGCAATGAAAAGACAGGGGAAAGAAGGTGAGTTTAGATCCAATCTTCATAGAGGTGGACAAGCCAATTTAATTGAATTGAGTGCGAAGGAAAAAGAGACTGCTCTTAAGGCAGCTGAAAGTATGGGACTAGCGATTGCCGGTGTGGATATGCTGCAATCCGAACGTGGACCTTTAGTGCTGGAGGTTAATTCCTCTCCTGGTTTAGAAGGAATAGAAAATGCTACCGGGGTTGATATTGCGGGAAAGATTGTTGAATACATTGAGTTGAACCAGAATAAGTAA
- the mgtE gene encoding magnesium transporter — MELTEIKSGLVDKYIQLFPAEVAATLNAFTSEEIVEYLKDQPLDVSEEILSNLSPDVVANVIESMEESIFLSLFDAIDPYLAAKLLSRVKSSLLEKRLGLLSEKKSKSIREMLSYPPQAAGYLMDTRIITFQSQNTVDQVLNKLRSIGDKKMVNIYVTDNKGRLLGKVFIQTIAISTPEMTLAELVVPCESVSVMSPAEEAVKLFEEGKIINLPVVDIDNHILGIIRNSALIAATQKDASEDVLAMFGAGREERALSTPLFAVKKRLPWLQINLATAFLAASIVGAFEETIAQVTVLAVFLPVVAGQSGNTGSQALAVTMRGLALREIQTSQWWKVARKEVAVGFINGIAVALTTSIIAYFWASSFGISLVIGTSMILSMVIAGFSGAVVPIVLKAFGQDPAQSSSIVLTTVTDIMGFLSFLGLATLLGSALGIF, encoded by the coding sequence ATGGAACTAACAGAGATCAAAAGTGGGCTAGTAGATAAATACATTCAATTATTTCCAGCAGAAGTGGCAGCAACGCTCAATGCTTTCACCTCAGAAGAAATAGTAGAATACCTTAAGGATCAACCACTAGATGTTTCAGAAGAGATACTAAGCAACCTTAGCCCTGACGTAGTGGCCAATGTAATAGAGAGCATGGAGGAAAGCATCTTTTTATCGCTTTTCGATGCAATAGATCCATACTTAGCAGCAAAACTATTATCACGTGTCAAATCATCCCTTTTAGAAAAAAGATTAGGGCTACTTTCAGAAAAAAAATCAAAAAGCATTCGGGAAATGCTTTCCTACCCACCTCAGGCTGCTGGCTATTTGATGGATACCCGAATCATCACGTTCCAGTCACAGAATACGGTAGATCAAGTATTGAACAAACTGAGATCGATTGGGGATAAGAAAATGGTGAATATCTATGTCACCGATAACAAAGGGAGGCTTCTTGGAAAAGTATTCATTCAAACCATCGCCATATCAACACCGGAAATGACATTGGCAGAATTGGTGGTCCCATGTGAAAGTGTGTCCGTAATGTCACCGGCGGAAGAAGCTGTGAAGCTCTTTGAAGAAGGGAAGATTATCAACCTTCCTGTAGTAGATATTGACAATCATATATTGGGAATTATTCGCAATAGTGCGTTGATAGCAGCTACCCAAAAAGATGCTTCTGAAGACGTACTAGCCATGTTTGGTGCAGGTAGAGAGGAAAGAGCATTATCAACTCCTTTGTTCGCTGTAAAGAAGAGACTGCCCTGGCTTCAGATTAATCTTGCAACAGCATTTCTGGCAGCTTCGATTGTGGGTGCTTTTGAGGAAACCATTGCTCAGGTTACTGTCTTAGCCGTATTTCTACCAGTGGTTGCCGGGCAATCAGGTAACACCGGATCGCAAGCACTAGCAGTTACTATGCGAGGACTCGCTTTAAGGGAAATACAAACGAGTCAATGGTGGAAGGTGGCTCGTAAAGAAGTGGCGGTGGGTTTTATTAATGGAATAGCTGTAGCACTTACTACATCAATCATAGCCTATTTCTGGGCCTCTTCCTTTGGTATTTCTTTGGTCATTGGAACCTCCATGATACTATCGATGGTCATAGCCGGATTCTCCGGAGCAGTGGTACCTATTGTCTTAAAAGCTTTTGGGCAAGATCCCGCTCAGTCTTCTTCTATTGTTCTTACTACGGTCACAGATATCATGGGATTCTTAAGTTTCCTTGGCTTAGCAACCTTACTCGGATCCGCTCTAGGCATATTTTAA
- a CDS encoding CBS domain-containing protein, whose amino-acid sequence MNNDQLLIDQFLSSHPEIAIASINELETEEIALLIETLSLDQSMVILSRLLPYKSGKALERITPERAIACMDHLSLSNAEAILRICEKSISTQILNGVQPERAKYLKRALAFDKDLVGAHLEPYVFTLPVNMKIEKALHLIKSSKAVVKPHVFVLDDEKKLVGYLEVNELITNDPNRTIQTVMKKVPRTVFADMNAKDLLENWDHAFIDLPVVKVNREFIGTVSRVSLAEFKSSKATIDNSAIKAGNALGELFTIGLTSLLGSAESNLKP is encoded by the coding sequence ATGAATAACGACCAACTCCTGATCGATCAGTTTCTCTCCAGCCACCCTGAAATCGCAATAGCTTCAATTAATGAGCTTGAAACTGAGGAAATTGCCCTATTGATCGAAACCTTATCACTCGATCAGTCTATGGTCATTTTATCACGATTGCTTCCATACAAATCTGGTAAGGCACTAGAAAGGATCACACCTGAGCGAGCCATAGCCTGTATGGATCACCTGTCCCTTTCGAATGCTGAAGCAATTCTAAGGATATGTGAAAAATCCATAAGCACTCAAATACTCAACGGAGTTCAACCAGAAAGAGCTAAATACTTAAAGCGAGCACTTGCCTTTGACAAAGATCTGGTAGGTGCCCACCTCGAGCCCTATGTTTTTACGCTACCGGTAAACATGAAAATAGAAAAGGCTTTACATCTTATCAAGAGTAGTAAAGCAGTTGTCAAACCACACGTCTTTGTCCTCGATGATGAGAAAAAACTTGTCGGATACCTGGAAGTGAATGAGTTGATCACAAATGATCCAAATAGAACCATTCAAACAGTCATGAAAAAGGTTCCACGAACAGTCTTTGCAGATATGAATGCAAAGGATCTACTTGAAAATTGGGATCATGCATTCATTGATTTGCCAGTAGTGAAAGTAAATAGAGAATTTATTGGGACCGTGTCAAGGGTCTCTTTAGCAGAATTTAAATCCAGCAAAGCAACAATAGACAACTCGGCTATAAAAGCAGGGAATGCTTTGGGTGAGTTATTTACAATCGGGCTGACTAGCCTGCTAGGGAGTGCGGAATCAAACCTAAAACCTTAA
- a CDS encoding RNA polymerase sigma factor encodes MKFHEKHELRNFSDDQIIDLLLETRHSGYFEELYDRYALKVFQKCLSFTKNEEEAKDVVHDIILKIYLNLSGFNKKSKFSTWVYAITYNHCVDHQVKHKKLMNMAEEIRLEEESDANKSPTDTEILGLSVETLYLLLEKLSPTEKSLLLMKYQDGFSIKEIAELTGSGVSAVKMKLKRTKTKLMELYEQGK; translated from the coding sequence TTGAAATTCCATGAAAAACATGAGTTAAGGAATTTTTCCGATGACCAAATCATCGACCTGCTTCTGGAAACAAGACACTCTGGATACTTTGAGGAGCTATATGATCGGTATGCATTGAAGGTCTTTCAGAAGTGTTTGAGTTTTACAAAAAATGAAGAAGAGGCAAAAGATGTAGTACATGATATAATCTTAAAAATCTACCTAAACCTTTCAGGCTTTAACAAAAAATCAAAATTCTCAACCTGGGTTTATGCGATTACCTACAATCACTGTGTAGATCATCAGGTAAAGCATAAAAAATTGATGAATATGGCAGAGGAGATACGATTAGAAGAAGAAAGTGATGCAAATAAATCACCCACTGATACAGAAATATTAGGCCTTAGTGTTGAGACACTGTATTTGTTATTAGAAAAGCTTAGTCCTACGGAGAAGTCACTTTTATTGATGAAGTATCAGGACGGATTTTCTATCAAGGAAATAGCTGAATTAACAGGTTCTGGTGTCAGTGCTGTGAAAATGAAATTGAAGAGGACGAAAACTAAATTGATGGAACTCTATGAGCAAGGAAAATAA